The segment GTTGGGCACAATTAGGACAGACTAAAAACAAATTAGGCAACAAGGAAAAATGATAGTATTTTTGTTGTATAAAATAGGAAAATAAAATGACAGAATTATTAACAATAAAAGAAGCAAGTTTATGGGCAAGTAACCATTTGAGCAAAAATGTTACTACTTCCAATATTTCATATCTAATTCAATACGGAAAAGTAAAAAAATATGGAGATAATGGAACAACTGCTGTTAATAAATACGACCTATTAGATTACTATAAAAGTTATAATGGGCAACGAGAAACAGACTGGCGAGAAAAACTTGGTAACGATTTAAACTGGGCTTTATCATTCGATAATTTAAAAGAAAAAGATACTACAAAACATATTCATAGACTTCATCCATACAAAGGAAAATTTATACCGCAATTAGTAGAATATTTTATTGACAACCATACAGATAATTTCAAGAAAGAAACATACTTTAAAGAAGGTGATATTATTCTTGACCCATTTTCTGGAAGTGGAACAACAATGGTGCAAGCCAATGAATTAGGAATGCACGCAATAGGCATTGATATTTCAGCATTTAACTCACTTATTGCAAATGTAAAAGTTGTAAAAGTTGATTTCCAAGATTTAAATAGTGAATTAAAACGAATAACAGAAGCATTAAAATTTTTTATTTCTCAAAATAAAAATGCTCAGTTTGAAAATGAACTACTCGAAAAATTAAATGTTTTTAATAAAAAATATTTTCCATCGCCTGAGTATAAAATTAAAGTTCGGAATAAGGAAATAATTGAAAGAGATTACACTCCAAAAAAAGAAAATGAGTTTTCTGAAACTTTTGAAAAATTACGAGAAAAATATAACATAGAATTAAAGCAAGACAAATCAAGTAATTTTCTTGAAAAATGGTATCTCGAACCTATAAAAAATGAAATAGATTTTACTTTTGAACAACTTAAAAAAGTTAAAAATCTAACTACGAAAAAAATAATAACAATTATATTAAGTAGAACAATTAGGTCTTGCAGAGCAACCACTCATGCTGACTTAGCAACACTTAAAGAACCTGTAACAAAAACATATTATTGTCGGAAGCACGGAAAAATTTGTAAACCCCTATTTTCAATGCTTTCTTGGTGGGAAAGATACGGTAAAGATACTATAAAACGATTTTACGAATTTGATTATCTGAGAACTGACACATATCAAAATTGCCTGCAAGGGGATGCAAGAAATATTAATATCTTTTCAGAATTAGAAAATAAAAATTCTGAATTTTCGAAACTGGCAAAAGAACAAAAAATTAAAGGAATTTTTTCCAGTCCGCCATATGTCGGATTAATTAATTATCACGAACAACACGCTTATGCTTATGATTTATTTGGTTTCACACGAAATGATGAATTAGAAATAGGACCTCTTTATAAAGGTCAAGGACGAGAAGCAAGAAATTCATACATTGAAGGAATTGCACAAGTATTAATTAATTCTAAGAAGTATTTGCAGGACGATTATGATATTTTTCTTGTAGCAAACGATAAATATAATATGTATCCTACGATTGCTGAAAAATCTGGAATGAAAATCGTAAATCAATATAAAAGACCTGTTTTAAATAGAACAGAAAAAAACAAATCGGCTTATGCTGAGATA is part of the Bacteroidota bacterium genome and harbors:
- a CDS encoding DNA methyltransferase — its product is MTELLTIKEASLWASNHLSKNVTTSNISYLIQYGKVKKYGDNGTTAVNKYDLLDYYKSYNGQRETDWREKLGNDLNWALSFDNLKEKDTTKHIHRLHPYKGKFIPQLVEYFIDNHTDNFKKETYFKEGDIILDPFSGSGTTMVQANELGMHAIGIDISAFNSLIANVKVVKVDFQDLNSELKRITEALKFFISQNKNAQFENELLEKLNVFNKKYFPSPEYKIKVRNKEIIERDYTPKKENEFSETFEKLREKYNIELKQDKSSNFLEKWYLEPIKNEIDFTFEQLKKVKNLTTKKIITIILSRTIRSCRATTHADLATLKEPVTKTYYCRKHGKICKPLFSMLSWWERYGKDTIKRFYEFDYLRTDTYQNCLQGDARNINIFSELENKNSEFSKLAKEQKIKGIFSSPPYVGLINYHEQHAYAYDLFGFTRNDELEIGPLYKGQGREARNSYIEGIAQVLINSKKYLQDDYDIFLVANDKYNMYPTIAEKSGMKIVNQYKRPVLNRTEKNKSAYAEIIFHLKAK